The genomic DNA TTACGTGGGCAGGAAAAGTGGATAAGTATTTATTACAATCATGAATCACAAACAGACTAAAGTCTTTTTCACAGACTTTTGATCTTTTCCTTGACATaaaacttcacaaaaaattcAAAGTGCAATAGTTTTTTAAACGAATATCCACCGGTTTATTTTCTGTTCAAAAACTAAATACATGTAATGAATTTCAATTAAGTGCATTTTCTCTTCGTTCAGACTCATATCTTGACATTTGCAAATatatttctatgtatttttgaaTGATGGAAACAGATtatttagaagaagaaaaatatgaaTCAGTTTCTGTCTGATCATATACTTAGAGGTGGTTCTTGAGCTTTACCCCATTGAAAGTGACCCAGGGAATGTGTCTGTGTGCTGGGTTCAGAGCTCGGGTCATGACAGCGTTGTCATGCATCAGCTGTTTTCCAAGGCTTCCTCTTACACAGGAGTCCACAGTGGACcaggagagggaggggctaaaCATCTGGATACActggacacaacaacaacaacatcagaTGTGCTTAAACTTTCTGTTTGTAATTTATACTGTAgaacagaggtgtcaaactcattctagttcaagggccaaatacggacgagttcgatcacaagtgggccacaggttttaggcgggaaaatgaacaatttctATGGGGTGCAGATTGTAACGTTGCGAATGCTAAAATTTCCAGCAACttcttgcaacatttagcaacaaaccacatttaaaaaacgtatttcaattttttaatggtacttttgaccagatttacagcaacatttgtgaaatgtgtgatgtttttctccgcatgaaaatataatgtcaatgttaaatcaagaaaaaatgcaggattttggaaaaatagagttctttcaacaactgaattatttggttatatactcaatgattcatgttttcactgtcattttcactttctcctgcgggccgaattggttGCTCCAAaaggccgaatttggcccccgggccatgaatTTGACAAAGGTGCTGTAGAAGATAATCTGGAGTTTTAATTCGATTTGTCGTTTCACGTTCCCGAAAATACCTTTCAGATTTTTAACATTTCAGCTGATGATGAGGTCATGATCTTAcctatatagtatatagtgtTGATACTCACAGACTCTGCAGCACTGAGGACATCTATAGACGACTCCATGCAGTGGATGATGGGAAATGCCAGTGAGTGTCCTGTTAGGTGAATGATGCAGGCCTGGGGGAAATATGTGGATTATTTACTGACATGTTTCTGAGTAGGAGAAATGCTACAAAGCTGCTAATGTTCATCTCAAACCTCGATGACGTTCCCTCTGCACTCAGGAGACGCTGGAGATGAAACGTCCTGCAAGAAccaatcagttgttaaactaaATACTATTAGTGAAGTAATTACAGCATAACTATCACAAATGTGTTCATGGGTCACTGACAGAAAGAGGGTGGGTGCACCTCAGCATTTCCATAAGGTATTAATGTGACTGCCATGATGTGCTGCAGCATGGTCCAGGTGGGAAACAGCTGCTGCGTGATGAATGCTCTGCAGGCCGGACTAAGGCTCTCATAGTACAACGTGATGGACACTGGAGGAACCCTCAGGTTTGGCTGCAAAGCTCTAACCTCCATGCACTGTTTCTGAACCTGCACAAGAGAACATGTTCTATACTActtcactcaaaaaaaaaaaaaaaacaactaacaaAATCAGCAGTTGTAATGTCAGCAAAACCTcattgaaacacattttattgatAAGATGAATGGATGCCCATGGTGAAGAATTATTAGCAATGAGcagcttttttttctaatgtatGTTGTTTAAAATGAATGCTTTTTATCACCAGATGATTGGTTGGAAAACAGAACACTCAATGCAAAGTCCTTCCTTTCAATTTGCTGAAATGAATTCATTATCTATAAATTTAAAGGCATCAGGCTTTTGGGCATAAAAATGATTTCTTGGGATGAATCGATCGTCTTCAAAAGGAAATATTTGGTCTTTTGATTTTCCTGAGCGCGGCCCTGCAGGTCACATGAAGATGGTGGCGTTTAATTTCTGAGGCATGACTCTCATTTAAAATCAGACTGAAGTCACTCATTTAACTGcgctcaaaacaaacaaaaaatgggCTTTACattaaagtagaaaaaagtTATACAttgaaaataatcaggaaatgacAGGTTAAGGGTTTGAGTTTATACTAATAATTCATACATATTAAATTTTCAAGATTAAAGATATTTTTGCTGATCCTCACTGAGAGACACATATTTTAGCTTTGACAACTCATTACACACATAAATCTGACCAGAACAAACTGCATATTGTGGTGCTTAATAGAGCTTGAGCAGTTATTTCAAAagtcttggttttattttagcttttaTTAACTATGGATCACATTAGCAATCAATCGTGCTGAGTCCTTTGTAAACAGACTTAAACACTTGATTCTACTCACCTTGCATTCTACGGCTATTTCCAGCGAGCGGCACCACTGAGATGGAGGATAGCGACAGGCCGGTTTGGGATGAGAAGAACCTAAACCTGTGAGGTTATCACAGAGGAGGAAAAGCACAGCCAGCAGCCCTGACAGCTTCATGATCACTGAGGacagagagaggaagaggagggctGAAGCTGCTCCTCCATAGAATGACAGACAGCTCATATACTCAGACAATGCTTGTTTTTCACCTTCTTTTTACTCGTCCTGATTTGGAGAAATGACATTTTTAGTTTTCCACTGCACATTTAACCAGTCTCACACTAACTTGTTAAACCATGATCTCAAGTTTATTTGGGATCTGAAAGTGCATACATTAATCATCGTGCTCTGAAATAAGTCAAATCAGGTTTTACATCAATGAAATAGTTTGAGATGACTcctatataaacacaaacagtcTCTAATTGAGGACAACACTCTGAATGTTATTATTGCATACCTAATACATGAAGTTATTTACTCACAGCAGAACGCTATCAGCTATAGGTGCAGCTAAACTCTTTAAAGCAAATAACAAAACAACCTCTCAACAGTCACAAAGGAAACTCAGCAGTCACAGGAAGTTTTACAGAGATCattttaacatacagtatacgGAGACACAAAGACATGAAGAGTGAAATTATCCTATTTGCAGCTCAAAATCCCTGCATTTGAAATTTCAAAACCATCCGTTTCTCAAATTTCAAGAGAAAATGGTGAGATTGCAGGACTAAACATCATTTTAAACACGCATTTTTATCTGGTTATTATTGATATTgaatggtattaatgtttgtaagtACACACGGACAGATTTcatgtgatcaatgcgtaagaTCACAGACGTCTTGATAGGACTTCGTCACATTATAGTTTCGTTTTTTTTActcgacaaaaatataaatataatttggtAGAGTTTTCATccacatatttttcaaattagtcatagtttagttttatgtcgcctaaaaaaaaaaaaaattgcagttgatgaaaactatgaccaaaatatttagtcaacaaaattaacactgctgACCCGCTGGGTAGGCGCGTACACCCTGGagagggcgccagtccatctaAAGGACAACATGGATGGCCAGACtatcactaaaaacaaatacacagtgcaatcaaacacagaaaaatttaaacaaaaagctGGAGAATCATTTCTTTCTGAAGAaatctgatatatatatatatatatatatatatatatatatatatatatatatattttttgtattttttttcaatcttcCAAAGTAAAACTAATGTCTGACAGAACAAATATCAGATTTAACAGGAAACGTTTAACAGCAAATAAGTAAAGTTAACAGGCTAAATTATTGCACtgcaaacattatttttttttaacacaaaggCTTATCTAATCCATTAAACTAAAGAGATCATATaatatagtgtttttactgcactTGTTTCTAAACGAAGCAGTGGATTTTGAATGTGTTGTTGCCTCAGGGATCTCCTACATTTTCCACATTGATAAAACATTACAGTTACAAATAAGAAtaaacacaacatgacacaaATCCCAACACATGAACATCGAAAATCAATGATGGGTGACACAAAACACTATGATACCACATGAAAAATagattttctgtcttttttttttgtatattgattttgtttttttgtcagtgcAATCTCTTGAGCAACTTCTTACAACCCCCAGCATCGGGCTGCACATTTACATAAAGAGTTGTAGCATCTCCACCTCATTTGAGACACTTAAGTGCAAAAGCCATGCTTTAAATCATAAAGTCCACAGAGCAGTACTCAGTTATGTTTTTGTGCACATGTAACCCTGTTTTGTGTCTCTGCTGCAATCCATTattcccaaacacacacacacacacacacacacacacacgataataTAGAACAACACTGAGAGCTTGGATGGTAAGGTGCAGAAGCTTGTCACTGTGCACAGTCTGTGCAATGCATCATCAGACAACACGTATGTGCAACACTATAGCATGCCAAATGCAAAAACTCTCtttttcatagccgacatattttgaacatttagctcactttcctcacatttagttaatttttctttcatttgaggcAGAAATTCAtctaaaacagcatgttctaaaTCATTGCTAAAATttgcacaaattaaaaacaaatataaatctaaatgctaaatgtaaatctaaatgataaatttaaatgtaaatctaaatgttagatttaaatgtaaatctaaatgttagatttaaatgtaaatctaaatgttaaatctatatctaaatgttaaatcagtcgccttgtgtaaagctaaatatttaaaaattatgCAAAGTTGGCAAGTCAACGCCTGTCAATcatgaggccccgcccacatcaCCGACTGCGACTCAATGAGTGAGGAGATGGTAAGAGCGAGACATTACGGGATCGCTCCAAACTGACGAACTCAAAAGAGCGGTGAAGACTGGTGTATTCACTTTTGTCAGTGATGAAGTCACGGAGGACGCAGAAGACTTTAAAGGGTGGAGTGTGTTGTATGTGGGTGGGGCCTCGTGATCGACCAGCGCTGATCAGCCTACTTTGTATGATttgtaaacatttagctttacacttggctaccgatttaacatttagatttaacatttagattcaacatttagatttagatgtaacatttatatttagatttatttttcatgttcacacatttttaacaatgtttacatgaatttgtctcaaatgaaagaaaatttagctaaatgtgaggaaagtgagctaaatctTCAAAaaatgtcggctatgaaacagtgtcCAGGCTTTTACATTTGGACCCCCATACGacacggaatcacggaatcacACACTGGTGTGTTGTTACGAGCGCAACACATGCACTGTGACCTGTGCAAAGGGCGTTTGAATGAATGTCTGGTGATCTCAGAGTTTGGCCCCGAGCAGGTAGCACCAATGAAGGAAAGGAAAAGATTAAAACCTAACACACAAATCTATATGCTCTCTTCAGCTGGTGGTTAAGTTATAGAACCAGAATCGGAATAAAAACAGTATCCAGCCATGACGTATATAGTCTAAGAATGGTTATCTAAATCTGTTACATGACAACTGCATGCAAAATCAACCATTTACACATCTTCACTGCCACAATGGACGAATCTGACATAACCAGTCGAACTTTGtgacagaagaagaaagaaagaaagaaacggTCTCAGAAACCTGATCCTCACAGTGACAGATCAAGCACAGGTGGAAACTTTTTAAAcaacaagaaagaaaacactCACATATTCTGTCATCTTACtatgagtgtttgttttttatctatAAAAATAGAAGGAACTATTCCCTGTAATCCACAAGCACCATTTCAACCATATTCAGTCACAATCAAAGGAGTCCCTGGATCCCACAGCTGAAACAGTTTGTAATGTAAACAAAGTCAAAGATAAAACGTGACGTGTGTGGATACAAATGCAATAGTTTATGCAAGGTTAAATACTATAGGCGTCTCTGAGAGTGTTGTGctgttattttcatttgtatataGTTTGCAATATTGGTCCCCCATGccttaaatgttacattttttccACACAGCCACCTAAAATACTTAATATTCCTATAGAAATATACAGCTGTTgggtcatttattaattttactcTGAAATAACAGCATACCTTCTGTTTCCTTAAGAGTTTTCTGTAAAATCAAACAGTCAAAAATAAACTTGCAGTGACTGTTCCATTAAAATCACTGTGTGAAAACGTGGGCGTTTTCTCCACTTTTCATGCATTTCTAAtaacatacaaatatattttctcTTGCAAATACTGGCATTAAAACTAAGATTTTCCTTATTTAAAATTCTTTATGTAAATTGTGTAAAATCAATGAGATGAGTTTACATAGATTTTCAAAAGATACATTTGAATTTTCTTCTATTTAGAAATTTATAATTGAACCCATTTTGATATGAATAACTAACTTTATGCATTAAACCATTTTTTGTCAATAAGTGAAATCTGAATGTCTGAGCAAAGtacaaaaagaaatgtttttttttttacacagtcaggggcggattcacaaaaggtttagtgacattaaaacgtgtgcaaatgtcactccacgcgctaataaggagtacaaagcccagggaatcaggactgaaTGTCTTCAGCGCGTCAGAATGCACCCTCATTCCATTTAGCacgtttccctctaatgaatatgcatagtaggcggatctcccagcgggagcaaaaatatgggaggaggaaatgcaaataaattgaTGCAGGGGAagcaatgcgattcatgaaacctggaactgttttggtgattgttttagtatggaaaaaaaaaaaaggaaaaggaaaaagattttaatttgtttatttagttttctacattatttaatgtttgtgcagcagacatagaagtccatctgcctcaaatttaacttcctcaaatgtcagtgtgcttgtgcgcactgacgtctccacattaaatcagcaaaacgctcatttaaataagggcgATCTGCACCAGCTCTGCTcgtgcactaatgattgctgcaatcttagcaGCAgatgaggaaactgcgtcactaaaggatttagagacgcaactgaattaccaccctttatttcagatctttgtgaatccgcccctctgTGTCCCGGGCAGAGTTGTTTCAGTAACAGCGTAAGCTTGGTTTGCATCCTACTTTCTATCAGTTGAAACATCCTAAAGATCAGAATGAGATGACCTTCGTCGCCTTCAATAAACCCCACGtctaaaaaagtaattttttctcataagaaaatactttttaattatatatttttttttttaccaaaaataaacacttctCTTTATCCAGCACATAAACATCTGGGAACAGTGATACGGTGCCTTCTTATGAATGCTCTGATACCTGCAAGGTTGACCATGTTTACAATAGAATGCTTTTCATTTCAAGTCTCTAATTTAACTCTATTCACATAGTATTTCATCCACTGTTGCTTCACTCTGTGGTGCTGAAGGATGCATAGAATGAAAGGATGTGGATACATTATTTGTTTCAATTTGGCTGAATTTTTACATTAGTTACCTATTAATAAACTTAGTAAGATTAGTTGTGCTTATCCTTATAATACATAGACAC from Gouania willdenowi chromosome 4, fGouWil2.1, whole genome shotgun sequence includes the following:
- the LOC114461763 gene encoding gamma-interferon-inducible lysosomal thiol reductase-like isoform X2, whose protein sequence is MSCLSFYGGAASALLFLSLSSVIMKLSGLLAVLFLLCDNLTGLGSSHPKPACRYPPSQWCRSLEIAVECKVQKQCMEVRALQPNLRVPPVSITLYYESLSPACRAFITQQLFPTWTMLQHIMAVTLIPYGNAEDVSSPASPECRGNVIEACIIHLTGHSLAFPIIHCMESSIDVLSAAESCIQMFSPSLSWSTVDSCVRGSLGKQLMHDNAVMTRALNPAHRHIPWVTFNGEYTKENEDQAWSSLVQLVCQLYRGVKPAVCTGALEKMNRN
- the LOC114461763 gene encoding gamma-interferon-inducible lysosomal thiol reductase-like isoform X3, yielding MKLSGLLAVLFLLCDNLTGLGSSHPKPACRYPPSQWCRSLEIAVECKVQKQCMEVRALQPNLRVPPVSITLYYESLSPACRAFITQQLFPTWTMLQHIMAVTLIPYGNAEDVSSPASPECRGNVIEACIIHLTGHSLAFPIIHCMESSIDVLSAAESCIQMFSPSLSWSTVDSCVRGSLGKQLMHDNAVMTRALNPAHRHIPWVTFNGEYTKENEDQAWSSLVQLVCQLYRVRTYFVCAMQDLKNAQVYQYC
- the LOC114461763 gene encoding gamma-interferon-inducible lysosomal thiol reductase-like isoform X1; this encodes MSCLSFYGGAASALLFLSLSSVIMKLSGLLAVLFLLCDNLTGLGSSHPKPACRYPPSQWCRSLEIAVECKVQKQCMEVRALQPNLRVPPVSITLYYESLSPACRAFITQQLFPTWTMLQHIMAVTLIPYGNAEDVSSPASPECRGNVIEACIIHLTGHSLAFPIIHCMESSIDVLSAAESCIQMFSPSLSWSTVDSCVRGSLGKQLMHDNAVMTRALNPAHRHIPWVTFNGEYTKENEDQAWSSLVQLVCQLYRVRTYFVCAMQDLKNAQVYQYC